CCTAGTTTCAAGAACATATCTTTTAAGGTTTTTGTCACCTTTAAATGACCATTGCCATAGCTACCTGTTAATAACAAGATTTTCGGGTTCCATGTCATGTTTGTCACCTTTTATCACCTTCGTTAAAATATATATCTATAAAAGAATACATTGCAATTATTAACCAATTATAAAATAAACATTAAGTTTAAGATTAAGATTTGCAAAACAACCCCCTATTTTTCAAAATAAAGGTAAATGCATCTTATAATTCTTTATTATATGTGATAAATGCATTTTAAGTATAGTACTTTTTTATAAGTGTAACATTCACACTACATCATTTCATCCATTAAAATTTATCTTACTATCTGGTATTATACTTCAATGGGTAAATATTCAAAATTCTAGCCCTCATTATTTTAAAATAACATATAAAATGAGAGCGCTTAACTGCTAGGTAACAGTTGAACCCTCTCATCTCTAACTTTTAATGGCTAAAAGCTTCACTATATTTTCCAGTCATTTTTTCAATTTCAATTTCAAAGAGTTCTGTTTTCGGAAGTGCTGGATAGCCACCCTTTTCGAATTGCCAATTAGGGTCTCCATATTTTTTCCAAAGCTGATCATAGAACCATTCTTTCTTTGAATCCTCTGTTATATGTTGAATCGTCCCAAAAATGACGACACTCGTATATGCTAATGCAGATTGACAAGCATATTTTTTCCCCGGAATGATTTGCCCCATTTCACAAACTTCAACAGATACTTTTTGATTATTTTTAACGTTTGTCCAAAAGTGACTTTCTCTCAAGTTCCCTATATGTATATATAGTTTAGATCCACCTTCATATACGTATACAAACGGAATAACATATGGATATCCGTCTTCCCCGACACTTGCAACATGTGCCACTTGCGCCTTCATTAAAAAATGCTCTGTATCTTCTACTGAGAATTCTCTTTTTTTATTGTTCATTATCCCTTTCATAAATCCCATCTCCTTTATAAATATATATTCTAAATACATCTTTTAATTTCCTTTCTATTTTCGAAATTTTTTCATTTACATATGTTGGTTGTTGATATTTCTAAATTTCTTAAATTATGATAAAATTGTCTTGATTAATTGTAGGGGGTTAGGTTAATGGGAAGCAAAGTACAAAAATTAGATGCAAAAGTAGTGCCAGAGCGTTTAGAAGAAGCTTTAGTTATTCGTGATCGTTTAATTCTTCAGTTAATTATTAATGTTCTAGATGAAAAACAAGTTTTAGAACGCCACATTGTTAAAGAACGTGTAGCAAATTTAATTGAACTTTCTGATCATGATGCAGACTTAAAAGAAACATTACATGCATTAGTTAACAAAATTTAAGATTACTTAATCGAAAAAGATGTACATAGATTTTATATATGTACATCTTTTTTTCTAATCTAACCTATTTCATAACTGAAAAAGGAGGGTAATATGAAGATTGTTGCATTTATTGGTAGCTCTCGGCCAAATGGAAATACGGAAGTTTTAACGGATGTGCTTTTAGAAAACATAAATGTTAGAAAGGTATATTTAAAGGATTTAACGATTAAACCTATTGAGGATATGCGTCATACAGAAGAAGGGTTTCCTATTGTAGATGATGATTATGATTTAATCCTAGATGCGATTTTGGAAAGCGATATGCTTGTTTTTTCTACGCCAATTTATTGGTATAGTGCAACAGGCCTGATGAAAAATATGATTGACCGTATTAGTCAAGCCATTCGAGATCAACGGTATCCAAATTTAAAGGAACATCTTAAAACAGTTGAGACGTTTGTCGTTGCAGTTGGTGGAGATAATCCCCGAATTAAAGGTTTACCATTGATTCAGCAGTTTAAATATACGTTTGATTTTTTAAATATGCCTTTTACGGGATATGTAATAGGAAGAGCGAGTAAGCCCAAGGAAATTTTGCAGGATAAAGTCGCTTTATCCCAAGCTCGATTAATGAATGAGCAAATTAAGAAGCTCATACAATCTAGGGAGCAAAGTTAATATCGTCATATAAAAACCTTTAACTTTTCATTTCAGGAGTTAAAGGTTTTATTCTGTAAAAAGTATTCTATATGGCCTATTTTCTCTATATAAATGGGAAAACAAAAGGAACAAAGTAAACAAGATTGTGAGTATAGTGTATTTTACTAACAGATTGATTGTTGTTTAAAAGCGAAAACTCTATTGTAATGGCCGTTTAGACATTCTACAACTGGCGTTTTGTCTTTGTATAAATGGTTTATTAAGGTTATATTGTAAATTCCCATTTTATATAATAATTTCTATTGGACAATCATACACTTTGTTAAGTTTAAACTGAGAAAGTGGAGGTTAATCCTTTGGGAAGTGCATTGTTATATATGGTATTATTACGTATTTTATCAGGAAGTATTGATATTGCAGCTGCAGGACTCATGTATAAATTTCAGAGCTTAGAAAAGGCTTTAACAATTAATACGATGCTTGCTTTAGTCGGACCTACAGCAATGATTATTACAACAAGTATAGGTGTAGCAGGACTAGGTGATCGTATATCACTCGGGAAAATTATTTGTTTATTTAGTGGTATTGTTCTAATTTTAATCAGTATGCGTATGAAGTAATTTAGAGTAATTTTAGATTTATATGCAAAACTCTGTGCGGCCAGCACCTTCGAAAACGATCTTTCATTCGCCTAATAAAATAATTACTTAAACCAACCTCTACGCCAAAACCAAAGAAGCATCGCTACACCTATAAACCCCATTAAACCTAGTGATAAAAAGTAGCCATATTCCCATGTTAACTCTGGAATGTTTTCGAAATTCATTCCATAAATACCTGCGATAAATGTTAAAGGTGCAAAAATAGATGTAATAATCGTTAGCATTTTCATTACATTGTTCGTTTGATGAGAGTTTAAAGATAAATAACTATCCCGAATATCTGCTGTTACTTCTCTATTCGTCATAACCATCTCAGATAGCTTTAGCAAATGGTCATATATATCATTAAAATATTCTTTTCTTTCTTCAATCCGGTTTAAATTCAAATGATGTGAATTTAACATACGATAAAGCAAGTCACGCATCGGATTAACGATATGCAGTAGATTTAAAAGCATATTTCTTGTCTCAAATAATTCATCCATTAATTGATTCATTGACTTATTTTCTGTTCTTTTTATCATGGATTCTAACTCATCTTCTATCTTATAGACGATTGGGAAATAATTATCGACGATTTTATCCAGGACTTCATAAAATACATAATATGGATCCCATTTTTCAAGTCTTTCTTGAGCTAATAACATACTCCAAACTTTATTTACTTCAATAGAAGGATTTTTATGAAATGTAACAATGTATTTTTCACTTATGAAAAAATCTACTTCATCTTTAATTATCTCGTTTTCTTCTTCGTGAACCGTATGTGTGACAAAAAATGTATACTCCCTATAATAATCTAATTTCGAGCGTTGAAATTCTTGTACACAGTCCTCGATGGCTAAAGGATGGAAATGAAAGGTGTCAGATAAAAGTTTTATTTCCTCCTCTGTTGGTTCACTAAAATCTACCCAATACCATTTAAAGGACATTAAGTCGATGTTTGTGGTGA
Above is a genomic segment from Lysinibacillus sp. PLM2 containing:
- a CDS encoding MFS transporter, which translates into the protein MKGIMNNKKREFSVEDTEHFLMKAQVAHVASVGEDGYPYVIPFVYVYEGGSKLYIHIGNLRESHFWTNVKNNQKVSVEVCEMGQIIPGKKYACQSALAYTSVVIFGTIQHITEDSKKEWFYDQLWKKYGDPNWQFEKGGYPALPKTELFEIEIEKMTGKYSEAFSH
- the yfjQ gene encoding putative metal ion transporter YfjQ — protein: MINFIGITNEDHVEKNTFTTNIDLMSFKWYWVDFSEPTEEEIKLLSDTFHFHPLAIEDCVQEFQRSKLDYYREYTFFVTHTVHEEENEIIKDEVDFFISEKYIVTFHKNPSIEVNKVWSMLLAQERLEKWDPYYVFYEVLDKIVDNYFPIVYKIEDELESMIKRTENKSMNQLMDELFETRNMLLNLLHIVNPMRDLLYRMLNSHHLNLNRIEERKEYFNDIYDHLLKLSEMVMTNREVTADIRDSYLSLNSHQTNNVMKMLTIITSIFAPLTFIAGIYGMNFENIPELTWEYGYFLSLGLMGFIGVAMLLWFWRRGWFK
- the ywqN gene encoding putative NAD(P)H-dependent FMN-containing oxidoreductase YwqN, whose translation is MKIVAFIGSSRPNGNTEVLTDVLLENINVRKVYLKDLTIKPIEDMRHTEEGFPIVDDDYDLILDAILESDMLVFSTPIYWYSATGLMKNMIDRISQAIRDQRYPNLKEHLKTVETFVVAVGGDNPRIKGLPLIQQFKYTFDFLNMPFTGYVIGRASKPKEILQDKVALSQARLMNEQIKKLIQSREQS